In a single window of the Bradyrhizobium erythrophlei genome:
- a CDS encoding DUF5996 family protein, whose product MSNAPQISPQLPWPELPTAAWRETYATLQLWTQIAGKIRLVRTPWLNHSWHVALYVTARGLTTSPIPDNIRTFQIDFDFIDHALRISTSDGATREFALAGQSVASFYAAVMAALADLGIHIEIDEIPNELPEPIRFSQDTQHASYDPDAVRRFFQILVNADRVFKQFRTGFLGKASPVHFFWGSFDLAVTRFSGRRAPRHPGGVPHLSDDVACEAYSHEVSSAGFWPGSGAIDYPAFYSYAYPEPPGFRTTRVRPDAAFFSEALGEFILPYDAVRTAAAPDQALLEFLQSTYEAAADAAKWDRDSLECPLGQPGVVRQV is encoded by the coding sequence ATGAGCAACGCCCCGCAAATCTCCCCGCAACTCCCTTGGCCGGAATTGCCGACCGCGGCGTGGCGCGAGACCTATGCGACACTGCAGCTATGGACCCAGATCGCCGGCAAGATTCGGCTGGTGCGTACCCCATGGCTGAATCATTCCTGGCACGTCGCGCTGTACGTCACTGCGCGCGGCCTGACCACCTCGCCGATCCCGGACAATATCAGGACATTCCAGATCGACTTCGACTTCATCGATCATGCCTTGCGGATTTCGACCAGCGATGGCGCCACGCGTGAGTTCGCTTTGGCCGGACAATCGGTCGCGAGTTTTTACGCCGCCGTCATGGCCGCGCTGGCGGATCTCGGCATTCACATCGAAATCGACGAGATACCCAACGAGTTGCCGGAGCCGATCCGCTTCTCGCAAGACACCCAGCACGCTTCCTACGATCCGGACGCGGTGCGGCGCTTTTTCCAAATCCTTGTCAACGCTGACCGCGTGTTCAAGCAATTCCGCACCGGCTTCCTCGGCAAGGCCAGCCCGGTGCATTTCTTCTGGGGCAGTTTTGATCTTGCGGTGACGCGCTTTTCGGGGCGACGAGCGCCTCGGCATCCCGGCGGGGTACCTCACCTTTCCGATGATGTCGCCTGCGAGGCCTATTCGCACGAGGTGAGCAGCGCCGGTTTCTGGCCGGGCAGTGGCGCGATCGACTATCCCGCGTTTTATTCCTATGCCTATCCCGAACCGCCGGGCTTCCGCACCACACGGGTGCGGCCGGACGCGGCGTTCTTCAGCGAAGCGCTCGGTGAATTCATCCTGCCCTACGATGCTGTGCGTACCGCCGCGGCGCCGGACCAGGCACTGCTCGAATTCCTGCAAAGCACCTATGAGGCCGCCGCCGACGCCGCGAAATGGGATCGCGACTCGCTGGAATGCCCTCTGGGCCAGCCCGGCGTAGTACGGCAGGTTTAG
- a CDS encoding LysR family transcriptional regulator, with amino-acid sequence MAKLPDFEGLAIFAKVVELRSFAATATELALSKATVSKAVSRLEERLGARLFNRTSRRLALTDAGQKLSERAARLLADGEAAENEALAQSVMPRGLVRLAVPMTFGVMAVAPILPEFLKQYPDVTIDLHLGDAMVDLVGEGFDAGLRIASLPDSSLIARRLCAMPRYTVASPAYLDRHGRPTHPMHLAQHRCLGYAYLSTPDVWHYTNAAGEQASVRPAGPLRVNNGEALMPALLAGLGIADLPEFIVGDAIASGEAEVILKDWKQTEGSVHLVMPPGGPRPARVEVLAEFLAKHFAKTKRKPP; translated from the coding sequence ATGGCAAAACTCCCCGATTTCGAAGGCCTCGCGATCTTTGCAAAAGTCGTGGAATTACGGTCGTTTGCCGCTACTGCGACCGAGCTGGCGCTGTCCAAGGCGACAGTGTCCAAGGCGGTCAGCCGGCTGGAGGAGCGGCTCGGCGCGCGGCTGTTCAACCGCACCTCGCGTCGGCTCGCCTTGACCGATGCCGGGCAAAAACTGTCGGAGCGGGCCGCGCGCCTGCTGGCTGATGGCGAGGCGGCCGAGAACGAGGCGCTGGCGCAATCGGTGATGCCGCGCGGACTGGTGCGGCTCGCCGTGCCCATGACGTTCGGGGTGATGGCGGTAGCGCCGATCCTGCCGGAATTTCTAAAGCAGTATCCCGACGTCACGATCGACCTTCACCTCGGCGATGCCATGGTGGACCTGGTCGGGGAGGGGTTCGACGCGGGCCTGCGGATCGCGAGCCTGCCGGATTCATCGCTGATCGCACGGCGGCTGTGCGCGATGCCGCGCTACACCGTGGCTTCGCCCGCCTATCTCGATCGCCACGGCCGCCCGACCCATCCGATGCACCTCGCCCAGCATCGATGTCTCGGCTATGCCTATCTCTCCACGCCCGATGTCTGGCACTACACCAACGCCGCCGGCGAACAGGCCAGCGTGCGCCCCGCGGGCCCGCTGCGCGTCAATAACGGCGAGGCGCTGATGCCGGCGCTGCTGGCCGGGCTCGGCATCGCCGATCTGCCGGAATTCATCGTCGGCGACGCCATCGCGTCGGGCGAGGCGGAAGTCATCCTGAAAGACTGGAAGCAGACCGAAGGCTCGGTGCATCTGGTGATGCCGCCAGGCGGCCCGCGCCCGGCGCGGGTCGAGGTGCTGGCGGAGTTTCTGGCGAAACATTTTGCGAAGACGAAGCGAAAGCCTCCGTAG
- a CDS encoding Bug family tripartite tricarboxylate transporter substrate binding protein, which translates to MNRRELLKAAAALPMVQVALSNSAHADAWPSHTVTMIVPFPAGGQADLAARPVAQSLERILGKSVVVDNRAGGAGGSIGNAAAARAEPDGYTLLMTLSSLAVLPEADRLFDRPPLYEVSQFAPVARVLADPTLLAVPASAPWKTLQDFVDDAKKRPGQIPYGSSGPYGTLHVAMEMFAASAGIKLLHIPFRGAGPALNALMSGTVQALASAPGTLKQQVDDGKMRVLANWGAERIASFPDLPTFRELGYKDVEFYIWAGLFAQSALPAPIMTRLREAMAQAVKSPEVTKTFETAGSPVAYMDAPEFTKFMTEDSARLIAAVKKIGKVE; encoded by the coding sequence ATGAACCGACGTGAACTTCTCAAAGCCGCCGCGGCGCTGCCGATGGTGCAGGTCGCGCTCTCGAATTCCGCGCATGCTGACGCCTGGCCGTCGCACACCGTCACCATGATCGTGCCGTTCCCGGCTGGCGGGCAGGCCGATCTGGCGGCGCGACCGGTGGCGCAGTCGCTGGAGCGAATTCTCGGCAAGTCGGTCGTCGTCGACAATCGCGCCGGCGGCGCCGGCGGATCGATCGGCAATGCGGCCGCGGCACGCGCCGAACCCGATGGCTACACCCTGCTGATGACGCTGTCGTCGCTTGCGGTGTTGCCCGAGGCCGACCGATTGTTCGACCGTCCCCCTCTCTATGAAGTCTCGCAATTCGCACCGGTCGCGCGCGTGCTCGCCGATCCCACTTTGCTTGCGGTGCCGGCCTCGGCGCCGTGGAAGACCCTGCAGGATTTCGTCGACGACGCCAAAAAGCGTCCCGGCCAGATTCCGTACGGCTCGTCGGGCCCCTACGGCACGCTGCACGTGGCGATGGAAATGTTCGCGGCCAGTGCCGGCATCAAATTGCTGCACATTCCGTTTCGCGGTGCCGGCCCCGCGCTCAACGCGTTGATGAGCGGAACGGTACAGGCGCTGGCGTCGGCGCCGGGCACGCTGAAGCAGCAGGTCGACGACGGCAAGATGCGCGTGCTCGCGAACTGGGGCGCGGAGCGGATCGCGAGTTTCCCCGATCTGCCGACCTTCAGGGAACTCGGCTACAAGGACGTCGAATTCTATATCTGGGCCGGGCTGTTCGCGCAAAGCGCGCTGCCGGCGCCGATCATGACGCGGCTGCGCGAAGCGATGGCGCAAGCGGTGAAAAGTCCTGAAGTGACAAAAACCTTCGAGACCGCGGGTAGTCCGGTCGCCTACATGGACGCGCCGGAGTTTACAAAATTTATGACTGAAGACAGCGCGCGCCTGATCGCGGCGGTGAAGAAGATCGGCAAGGTGGAATAG
- a CDS encoding pirin family protein, translated as MIELRPFAKLGSADHGWLKARHHFSFGSHYDPGNTGHGSLRVWNDDEIAPNTGFPAHPHANMEIITYVREGAITHQDSLGNKGRTEAGDVQVMSAGTGVRHSEYNLEPTKTKIFQIWIEPTTQGGQPTWGAKPFPKSDRSGNFVTIASGFKCDNDALPIRADARVLATTLKAGESAEYAPGKTRNLYLVPAAGSVDVNGVRVKARDGVAIRDEARLRITALEDSELVLVDAA; from the coding sequence ATGATCGAACTCAGACCTTTTGCAAAACTCGGCAGCGCCGACCACGGCTGGCTCAAAGCCAGGCATCACTTCTCATTCGGTAGCCACTATGACCCCGGCAACACGGGCCACGGCTCGCTGCGGGTGTGGAACGACGACGAGATCGCGCCCAACACCGGCTTTCCCGCGCACCCCCATGCCAACATGGAAATCATCACCTATGTCCGCGAAGGCGCGATCACCCATCAAGACAGTCTCGGCAACAAGGGCCGTACTGAAGCCGGCGACGTTCAAGTGATGAGCGCCGGGACCGGCGTGCGTCACTCCGAATACAATCTGGAGCCGACCAAGACAAAAATCTTCCAGATCTGGATCGAGCCGACCACGCAAGGCGGCCAGCCGACCTGGGGCGCCAAGCCGTTTCCGAAGTCGGATCGCTCCGGCAATTTCGTCACCATCGCCAGCGGATTTAAGTGCGATAACGACGCGCTGCCGATCCGCGCCGATGCACGCGTGCTCGCCACCACGCTGAAGGCTGGCGAGAGCGCGGAGTACGCGCCGGGCAAGACCCGCAACCTCTATCTGGTGCCGGCGGCCGGCAGCGTCGACGTCAACGGCGTGCGGGTCAAAGCCCGGGACGGCGTGGCGATCCGCGACGAGGCACGGCTCAGGATCACCGCACTGGAAGATTCCGAACTGGTGCTCGTCGACGCGGCGTGA
- the wrbA gene encoding NAD(P)H:quinone oxidoreductase translates to MTKVLVLYYSAYGHIETMANAVAEGAREAGATVDVKRVPELVPPEVAKASYYKLDQAAPVAKVEDLANYDAVIVGTGTRFGRMASQMANFLDQAGGLWLKGALHGKVGGAFTSTASQHGGQETTLFSIITNLLHFGMTIVGLNYGFSGQLELNDVTGGSPYGATTIAGGDGSRKPTENELAGARYQGRVIAETAKKLHG, encoded by the coding sequence ATGACAAAAGTTCTTGTGCTGTATTATTCCGCCTACGGTCACATCGAGACGATGGCGAATGCCGTCGCCGAGGGTGCCCGCGAAGCCGGCGCTACCGTCGACGTCAAGCGGGTGCCCGAATTGGTGCCGCCGGAAGTCGCAAAGGCGTCGTACTACAAGCTCGACCAGGCGGCGCCTGTGGCCAAGGTCGAAGACCTCGCCAATTACGACGCCGTCATTGTCGGTACCGGCACCCGCTTTGGCCGCATGGCCTCGCAAATGGCGAATTTTCTCGACCAGGCCGGCGGTCTCTGGCTCAAGGGCGCGCTGCACGGCAAGGTCGGCGGCGCCTTCACCTCGACCGCGAGCCAACACGGCGGCCAGGAGACCACGCTGTTCTCCATCATCACCAATCTCCTGCATTTCGGCATGACCATCGTCGGCCTGAATTACGGTTTTTCGGGCCAGTTGGAACTCAATGACGTCACCGGCGGTTCGCCCTACGGCGCCACCACGATTGCGGGCGGCGATGGCAGCCGCAAGCCAACCGAAAACGAACTCGCCGGCGCGCGCTATCAAGGACGCGTGATCGCGGAGACGGCGAAAAAACTGCATGGCTGA